One Myxococcota bacterium DNA segment encodes these proteins:
- a CDS encoding endonuclease domain-containing protein, which yields MQQSLRPYARELRQSQTSAELWLWKMVRAHRFAGFKFRRQVPIGPFIVDFYCAAKRLVIELDGGQHNAEPALIYDLRRTAFLKSKGLVVLRFWNNEVLGQRESVLQKIWEVLHEKSPSPHPSQGKIPSPTL from the coding sequence ATGCAACAGTCTCTCAGGCCTTATGCCCGCGAACTTCGTCAGTCGCAGACATCTGCGGAGCTTTGGTTGTGGAAGATGGTTAGGGCTCATCGATTCGCTGGATTCAAGTTTCGCAGACAGGTTCCGATAGGGCCCTTTATTGTGGATTTCTATTGCGCGGCCAAGAGACTGGTTATCGAATTAGATGGCGGGCAACATAATGCCGAGCCGGCGTTGATTTATGATTTAAGACGGACTGCATTTTTAAAGAGCAAGGGGCTGGTTGTTTTGAGATTTTGGAACAACGAAGTTTTGGGGCAGCGGGAGTCGGTTTTACAGAAGATTTGGGAGGTGTTGCATGAGAAATCTCCCTCCCCGCACCCGAGCCAGGGCAAGATACCCTCTCCTACTTTGTAG
- a CDS encoding shikimate dehydrogenase yields the protein MKRFGIFGWPLDYSLSPEIHNAAFKQAGLDWSYELLPTKSEDLAAAVIRFREESFGGANVTIPHKEKIIPFLDGLTDTAAAIGAVNTLFWKHDKLIGDNTDAPGFLEDLRKKEVRLPGMKALVLGAGGSAKAIGYALFHGHADNIETWTRSSGAMPMPGDITVNCTPGLSPEYLEEIQFGPGQVLYDLVYDPEETPLMKKAIAGGAKAFNGKGMLLEQAALSFEIWRTG from the coding sequence ATGAAACGATTTGGTATTTTTGGTTGGCCCCTAGATTATAGTCTAAGTCCTGAGATTCATAATGCAGCGTTTAAGCAAGCGGGCCTTGACTGGTCTTATGAGCTGCTGCCGACCAAATCTGAAGACTTAGCAGCAGCTGTCATACGCTTTCGGGAGGAAAGTTTCGGCGGCGCTAATGTGACGATTCCTCATAAAGAGAAGATTATCCCTTTTTTAGATGGCCTCACGGATACAGCTGCGGCGATTGGCGCGGTGAACACGCTGTTTTGGAAGCATGATAAGTTGATTGGGGACAACACAGACGCGCCCGGCTTTTTGGAAGATTTGCGAAAGAAAGAAGTGCGACTGCCTGGCATGAAAGCGTTGGTTTTGGGAGCAGGGGGCTCGGCCAAAGCGATCGGTTACGCGTTATTTCATGGCCATGCGGACAATATTGAAACCTGGACCAGATCGAGCGGCGCGATGCCGATGCCCGGGGATATAACCGTCAACTGTACGCCGGGCTTGAGTCCTGAATATCTAGAGGAGATTCAGTTTGGACCGGGTCAAGTGCTTTACGACTTGGTTTATGATCCGGAGGAAACGCCTTTAATGAAGAAGGCCATCGCGGGCGGCGCAAAGGCGTTTAATGGTAAGGGGATGTTGCTGGAGCAGGCTGCTTTGAGCTTTGAGATTTGGAGGACAGGATAA
- the rpsD gene encoding 30S ribosomal protein S4, producing MARYRGPRLKIIRRLGTPLPGLMRTDPDLRRPYGPGQHGPTKKSKLSGFALRLREKQKLRFHYGLSEKQLKRYVATAFRVKGNPGLTLLTSLESRLDSVLFRAGFAPSISAARQMARHGHIAVNGRRVDIPSYAVEAGEVLAVHEKSKMKEAIAANRQDPNNLIVPAYLATVEGTDQIKMTMMPSREDIPVIVNEQMIVEYYSGK from the coding sequence ATGGCACGATATCGTGGTCCTCGTTTGAAAATTATTCGCCGTCTTGGCACACCTCTTCCCGGCTTAATGCGCACAGATCCGGATTTGAGACGACCTTATGGGCCGGGCCAACATGGTCCGACCAAGAAATCCAAACTCTCTGGATTTGCTTTGCGCCTAAGAGAAAAGCAAAAGCTACGTTTCCATTACGGCCTGAGCGAAAAGCAATTGAAGCGTTACGTTGCAACTGCTTTCAGAGTCAAAGGAAACCCGGGTCTTACTTTACTCACAAGCCTAGAAAGCAGACTAGACAGCGTTTTGTTTAGAGCAGGTTTTGCACCAAGCATTTCCGCTGCTCGGCAGATGGCTCGTCACGGTCATATTGCTGTCAACGGACGCCGCGTGGATATCCCATCCTACGCTGTAGAAGCTGGCGAAGTATTGGCTGTTCATGAAAAGTCCAAGATGAAAGAAGCCATTGCTGCAAACCGTCAAGATCCAAACAATTTGATCGTTCCAGCCTATTTGGCAACGGTTGAAGGAACTGATCAAATCAAAATGACGATGATGCCATCCAGAGAAGACATCCCAGTCATTGTCAATGAACAGATGATTGTGGAATACTACTCAGGTAAGTAG
- a CDS encoding MotA/TolQ/ExbB proton channel family protein, which yields MMNFSWISQSSWIALSVLAILLVFSLVSWSIILLKVFSLRKASKRSAEFTDMFWKVRHLDQVFEESRRFDQSPLAQVFRKGYLEKDDIALEHTLRKASMAEMAELESMIPFLATVGSTSPFIGLFGTVVGIMAAFQEIGAKGSASLATVAPGIAEALIATAAGLIAAIPAVIAYNYFSNRIRGFASEIDTFSNDFLNIVRRSA from the coding sequence ATGATGAACTTTTCGTGGATTTCGCAGTCAAGCTGGATCGCTCTAAGCGTTCTCGCTATCTTATTGGTGTTCTCGCTGGTTAGCTGGTCCATCATTTTGCTAAAAGTTTTCTCTTTGAGGAAAGCAAGCAAAAGATCTGCGGAATTTACGGATATGTTCTGGAAAGTCAGGCACCTTGATCAAGTATTCGAAGAATCAAGGCGTTTTGACCAAAGCCCCCTGGCTCAAGTTTTCAGAAAAGGTTATTTAGAAAAAGACGATATCGCTTTAGAGCACACGCTACGCAAAGCCAGCATGGCAGAGATGGCTGAGCTTGAAAGCATGATTCCTTTTTTAGCCACCGTTGGCTCAACCTCCCCCTTTATTGGTCTGTTTGGCACCGTTGTAGGCATCATGGCCGCTTTTCAAGAGATTGGCGCCAAAGGTTCCGCCAGTCTTGCCACCGTGGCTCCAGGCATCGCTGAAGCCCTCATCGCTACCGCTGCCGGCTTAATCGCCGCGATTCCAGCAGTGATTGCTTATAATTATTTTTCAAACCGCATTCGAGGCTTTGCGTCTGAGATTGACACTTTCTCGAATGACTTCTTAAACATCGTTCGCCGAAGTGCCTAA
- a CDS encoding isoprenyl transferase: protein MLPKHIAIIMDGNGRWAKQRGLGRLEGHRAGTDSAADIVRYAGELGISYLTLYAFSSENWSRPKEEISGLMNLLKNYLKKDASELIEKGVRVRTIGSTDKLPLMLQRSLSAICEKTKHGTKLNLTLALSYGSRDEIVKASQKIAQDVVDKKIAIKNISEQLFEKYLETKDLPDPDLFIRTSGEMRLSNFLLWQLSYSELYITPVFWPDFKRANLDEALESYASRNRRFGKSS from the coding sequence ATGCTCCCAAAACACATTGCCATTATCATGGATGGGAATGGTCGTTGGGCCAAACAAAGGGGCCTCGGCCGCTTAGAAGGTCACCGTGCTGGCACCGACTCGGCGGCTGATATCGTTCGATACGCCGGTGAACTCGGTATTTCTTACCTAACGCTCTATGCCTTTTCTTCGGAAAACTGGAGCAGACCCAAAGAAGAAATCTCGGGTCTCATGAATCTGCTTAAAAATTATTTAAAAAAAGACGCGTCTGAGCTGATCGAAAAAGGCGTCCGCGTTAGAACCATTGGCAGCACGGACAAACTGCCACTGATGCTGCAAAGATCCTTGTCCGCCATTTGCGAAAAAACCAAACACGGCACCAAACTCAATCTAACCCTAGCTTTATCATACGGCTCAAGAGACGAAATCGTCAAAGCGAGTCAAAAAATCGCTCAAGATGTCGTGGATAAAAAAATAGCCATTAAAAATATTTCTGAACAGTTATTTGAAAAATATCTAGAAACAAAAGATCTACCCGATCCTGATCTATTTATCAGGACCAGCGGAGAAATGCGTCTGTCGAACTTTCTTTTGTGGCAGCTATCTTATTCAGAGCTTTACATCACGCCGGTTTTTTGGCCTGATTTTAAAAGAGCGAATTTAGACGAAGCCCTGGAAAGCTACGCGAGTCGCAATCGCCGATTTGGAAAAAGCTCATGA
- a CDS encoding phosphatidate cytidylyltransferase — MNLLLRVLSAIILLPGVLWLFHQSHWPLITLLGVIWILSLIEYARMIKTPNSIMLIGGIYITAGIASLYFLREKAGFEAILLVFIATWSSDTFAYFTGRAVGKHPMAPSISPKKTWEGFIGGAIGCVLVPVLLRDLLLPLSLTDVLWVSIPCIVLAPLGDLIESKVKRVYGVKDSGKLLPGHGGILDRIDALLLTAPWAYIYFCL; from the coding sequence ATGAATTTATTGCTTCGCGTTTTAAGTGCCATTATTTTATTGCCAGGTGTTTTATGGCTATTTCACCAAAGCCACTGGCCCCTGATAACCCTATTGGGAGTGATTTGGATCCTAAGCCTAATCGAATATGCTCGCATGATCAAAACCCCAAATAGCATCATGTTGATAGGCGGCATCTATATTACAGCGGGCATCGCATCTCTCTACTTCTTGCGAGAAAAGGCCGGTTTCGAAGCGATTCTTCTCGTTTTCATCGCGACTTGGTCCAGCGATACCTTTGCCTATTTCACCGGTAGGGCCGTCGGCAAACATCCGATGGCTCCCAGCATTAGCCCAAAAAAGACCTGGGAAGGTTTTATCGGCGGCGCCATTGGTTGCGTCTTGGTTCCTGTATTGTTGCGTGATTTACTGCTGCCACTTTCGCTAACGGATGTCCTTTGGGTATCCATACCTTGCATTGTGCTGGCACCACTGGGTGATTTAATAGAAAGCAAAGTCAAACGGGTGTATGGTGTGAAGGACTCAGGCAAATTATTGCCAGGCCACGGAGGGATTTTGGATCGCATCGATGCACTATTGCTTACGGCGCCTTGGGCCTATATCTATTTCTGCTTATGA
- a CDS encoding crosslink repair DNA glycosylase YcaQ family protein, producing MNQRIEKFTLKAIQSYHHTSLIHFDDQETLVEALASRIGFAGANPVAFLSILARRPEMRLNDLDEAILTDRTLVRANSFRNSLFLMASVDYPLYFRALSHPLKMSNQSKLNAAGIDEDDLLRMHHRLEDTNFHIPQSHEQVMEILYPKNHALPVADVQKLLVRKLCELGVLVRTYHKGWKGNDFLYALTKNWFPDFKLTSENQETARCQLIRRYISTYGPVSKEDIIWWTGLSESQVHRSLSTLRRELSIAQIEGHKDEMLVLKERVQNIRQHGNSDHSIVFLPPFDPFTTAWVTRKRTAKKSDYPFIYDAVGNAAGTIVHEGKIIGVWQFRDSKDHIFEYHLFESYQDLKGDVHFLADQYAHTLARISGSTATYVYERKLPEPLHKRPPGSFLWPLGKEPPFKTADQNLLKSPLERRTSNTFRRPYLKDEHVAASASSSAPAAATCLQHPQ from the coding sequence ATGAACCAGAGAATTGAGAAATTCACTCTGAAAGCAATCCAGAGCTATCATCACACCTCATTAATTCATTTTGATGATCAAGAGACATTGGTGGAAGCGCTGGCTAGCCGGATCGGATTTGCAGGCGCAAACCCCGTGGCCTTTTTGTCTATTTTAGCGCGCCGCCCAGAAATGCGACTCAATGATTTGGACGAAGCGATCTTAACCGACCGCACCCTGGTCAGAGCCAACAGCTTCAGAAACTCGCTGTTTCTCATGGCAAGCGTCGACTACCCACTTTATTTCAGAGCCCTCAGCCATCCGCTCAAAATGAGCAACCAGAGCAAACTTAACGCAGCCGGCATTGATGAAGACGATCTCCTGCGCATGCATCATCGCCTAGAAGACACCAATTTCCACATTCCTCAAAGTCACGAACAAGTGATGGAAATCTTATATCCCAAAAATCACGCCCTGCCTGTGGCCGATGTCCAAAAGCTACTGGTGCGTAAGTTATGCGAACTAGGCGTTCTGGTGCGCACGTACCATAAAGGTTGGAAGGGCAACGACTTTCTTTACGCGCTGACCAAAAATTGGTTTCCAGATTTCAAACTTACCTCAGAAAACCAAGAAACAGCCCGTTGTCAGCTCATCAGGCGTTACATTTCGACCTATGGCCCTGTCTCCAAAGAAGACATCATTTGGTGGACCGGCCTCAGTGAATCTCAAGTACATCGATCGCTATCGACCTTAAGACGCGAACTCAGCATCGCCCAAATAGAAGGGCACAAAGACGAAATGCTGGTTTTAAAAGAACGAGTTCAAAATATCAGACAACACGGCAATTCAGATCACAGCATCGTATTTCTGCCGCCTTTTGATCCCTTCACCACCGCCTGGGTCACACGCAAGCGTACCGCCAAAAAGAGCGACTATCCGTTCATCTACGACGCCGTAGGCAACGCCGCTGGCACGATTGTACATGAAGGCAAAATCATCGGCGTATGGCAGTTTAGAGACAGCAAAGACCACATTTTTGAATATCATCTGTTCGAGTCCTACCAAGACCTCAAAGGCGATGTTCACTTCTTGGCCGACCAATACGCCCACACCCTAGCCCGCATCTCCGGCTCCACCGCAACCTACGTCTACGAACGCAAGCTTCCCGAACCCCTGCACAAACGCCCCCCAGGATCATTCCTATGGCCACTTGGCAAAGAACCCCCATTTAAGACTGCAGATCAAAATCTACTCAAAAGCCCATTGGAGCGTCGTACTTCCAACACTTTTAGAAGGCCTTATCTTAAAGATGAGCACGTAGCAGCTTCGGCTTCTTCGTCTGCCCCAGCTGCTGCAACGTGTTTGCAACATCCGCAATAA
- a CDS encoding YIP1 family protein yields MSTPLPSLTMLLRRPTTFFRELSPASLGPKVTLLGVFCLFVGNVCSGLTQFFLASIDPVFFNGMIKPAEIVLMKKQAILTLLFSPAIAFFGIFLFASALHFLIKNLISANLPTSYETTVRLVALAQVPMLFSIVPLLGPIIAPIWSFILLMKALKGFYGLSLFMAVMSTLAPALFLKLTWGWALQMLSLSL; encoded by the coding sequence ATGTCCACGCCTTTGCCGTCTTTAACCATGCTTCTGAGAAGGCCAACCACCTTTTTTAGAGAATTGTCTCCTGCGAGCTTAGGCCCGAAAGTCACGTTATTGGGCGTTTTCTGCTTATTTGTTGGCAACGTCTGCTCAGGGCTAACTCAATTTTTTTTGGCTAGCATTGATCCGGTCTTTTTTAACGGTATGATCAAACCTGCCGAAATTGTTCTGATGAAAAAGCAGGCTATTTTAACTTTGCTGTTTTCGCCCGCGATCGCTTTTTTTGGTATTTTCCTATTTGCCAGCGCGCTGCATTTTCTGATTAAAAATTTGATCTCGGCGAATCTACCGACTTCCTATGAAACCACCGTGCGTCTGGTGGCGTTGGCTCAGGTGCCGATGCTATTTTCGATTGTGCCTCTTTTGGGTCCGATCATTGCGCCAATCTGGTCATTTATACTGTTAATGAAAGCTCTAAAGGGGTTTTATGGACTTTCGCTATTTATGGCGGTCATGTCTACCCTAGCCCCTGCCTTGTTTTTAAAATTGACCTGGGGCTGGGCTTTGCAGATGCTATCCCTTTCGTTGTAA
- a CDS encoding tetratricopeptide repeat protein yields MRYMLLIGTLVFFGLMLSCGKPTPINPRALAQENACVQSLQIEDYEGAKIRCELCLEYDESVAACMNGMGIVAYAKGNTGSAISWFTKAIKQSKNFAQARNNLGAIYFKQNNFSDAIPYFKAALDIDPGYEDARYNLGLSYLRIGQKASIQKDLPVATQNYTHARKEFLKLIAVNPAYVNGYRDLGLVKTYEAALQKNEQSRQADLKEATTYFENCLQVDPGNETCHESYGQTLLYEKQYDAALQQFIECLASNKKNAVCIAGTDSAYQGSQFKSQSLKSYVDQLKKNPNDAAGHYGYCSILFQNGMTDLAVSECQKAVQLNNKICPAYYQLGMHFKKVLNANEALSNCQSFALCAGPKDPEQSRQCNRVITALSGS; encoded by the coding sequence ATGCGCTACATGCTGTTGATTGGTACCTTGGTGTTTTTTGGCTTGATGCTGTCTTGTGGAAAACCAACACCAATTAACCCAAGAGCGTTGGCCCAAGAAAACGCCTGTGTTCAGAGTTTGCAAATCGAAGACTACGAAGGCGCCAAAATCAGGTGCGAATTATGTTTAGAATACGATGAGTCAGTCGCTGCGTGCATGAACGGCATGGGCATCGTCGCCTATGCGAAGGGCAATACCGGCTCTGCCATTAGCTGGTTTACCAAAGCCATTAAACAAAGCAAAAACTTCGCTCAAGCGCGCAACAACTTAGGCGCCATCTATTTCAAACAAAACAATTTTTCGGACGCCATCCCTTATTTTAAAGCCGCCCTGGACATTGACCCGGGCTATGAAGATGCACGTTATAATCTAGGCCTAAGTTATCTTCGCATCGGCCAAAAAGCCAGTATCCAAAAAGATTTGCCAGTCGCTACGCAAAACTACACCCACGCTCGCAAAGAGTTCTTAAAGTTGATTGCCGTCAATCCCGCCTACGTGAACGGCTACCGAGATCTCGGCTTGGTGAAGACCTACGAAGCTGCTCTGCAGAAAAACGAGCAAAGTAGACAGGCAGACCTCAAAGAAGCCACCACCTATTTCGAAAATTGCCTTCAGGTGGATCCAGGCAACGAAACCTGCCACGAAAGCTACGGGCAAACCTTGCTTTACGAAAAACAATACGACGCAGCGCTTCAGCAATTTATCGAATGCTTAGCGAGCAACAAGAAAAACGCCGTCTGCATCGCTGGTACCGATAGCGCCTATCAAGGCAGCCAGTTTAAGAGCCAGTCTCTTAAATCATACGTTGACCAACTCAAGAAAAACCCCAACGACGCTGCGGGGCACTACGGCTATTGCTCTATCTTGTTCCAAAATGGCATGACCGATTTAGCCGTCTCAGAGTGCCAAAAAGCCGTGCAGCTCAACAATAAAATCTGCCCGGCCTACTACCAGCTAGGAATGCACTTCAAAAAGGTACTAAACGCCAACGAAGCGCTTTCTAACTGTCAGTCTTTTGCCCTTTGCGCTGGTCCTAAGGACCCAGAGCAAAGCAGACAATGTAACCGAGTTATTACAGCACTGAGTGGTTCGTAA